A region of Mesorhizobium sp. AR02 DNA encodes the following proteins:
- a CDS encoding DUF2336 domain-containing protein yields the protein MVVVSHFLKWIYTARVSERAAAANALARAYVNSELPFEDRCAAEAALTLLLDDASSKVRLAMAEALSMSHHAPLQIISALVSDQPEVAGVVLARSPLLTDADLINRVASSQKATQKLIADRPVVSMALSAAIAEIGEAEACAVLLANSGADIASLSFRRMAERHGHLPLVREALISDIRLPADCRHMLLIKLGETLKASPLVTALMGAARAERVMRDACVKASVTLIEGTRQEEHAALIEHLRLRGDLTASFLIRTIAHGKVDFFGSTLVALSQQSEPRVRTLLAGGHDVALQALFRSAGLAAATHAIILRALKIWREVANGKRVAGVQEVSWLMLTELGGQSAEGDLAALVKSIHLDALRENARGHALAIAAA from the coding sequence ATGGTTGTTGTTTCGCATTTCCTGAAGTGGATCTACACGGCAAGAGTGTCCGAGCGCGCCGCCGCGGCCAATGCGCTGGCCCGGGCCTATGTCAATTCCGAATTGCCGTTCGAGGATCGCTGCGCCGCCGAGGCGGCGCTGACGCTGCTGCTCGACGATGCCTCGTCGAAGGTGCGGCTGGCGATGGCCGAAGCGCTCTCGATGAGCCACCACGCGCCGCTGCAGATCATCAGCGCGCTGGTGTCCGACCAGCCGGAAGTCGCCGGTGTCGTGCTGGCGCGCTCGCCACTGCTCACCGATGCCGACCTGATCAATCGCGTGGCGTCGAGCCAGAAGGCAACGCAGAAGCTGATCGCCGACCGTCCTGTTGTCTCGATGGCGCTGTCGGCGGCCATCGCCGAGATCGGCGAGGCCGAAGCCTGCGCGGTCTTGCTGGCCAACAGCGGCGCCGACATTGCTTCGCTCAGTTTCCGGCGCATGGCTGAGCGCCATGGGCATCTGCCGCTGGTGCGCGAGGCGCTGATATCGGATATCAGGCTGCCTGCCGACTGTCGGCACATGCTGCTCATCAAGCTCGGCGAGACATTGAAGGCATCGCCGCTGGTCACGGCGTTGATGGGCGCCGCGCGTGCCGAGCGCGTCATGCGCGACGCTTGCGTCAAGGCCTCGGTGACGCTGATCGAAGGCACGCGCCAGGAAGAACATGCGGCGTTGATCGAGCATCTCAGGCTGCGCGGCGATCTCACCGCGAGCTTCCTCATCCGCACCATCGCGCATGGCAAGGTGGATTTCTTTGGCTCCACACTGGTCGCACTCAGCCAGCAGTCCGAGCCGCGGGTAAGGACGCTGCTGGCTGGTGGGCACGATGTGGCCTTGCAGGCGCTGTTCCGCAGCGCCGGCCTGGCTGCCGCCACGCATGCGATTATCCTGCGCGCGCTGAAAATCTGGCGCGAGGTCGCCAATGGCAAGCGCGTCGCCGGCGTGCAGGAAGTCAGCTGGCTGATGCTCACGGAATTGGGCGGCCAATCCGCGGAAGGCGATCTCGCAGCCCTGGTCAAGTCGATCCATCTCGACGCGCTGCGCGAGAATGCACGCGGCCATGCACTGGCGATCGCGGCGGCCTAA
- the cpaB gene encoding Flp pilus assembly protein CpaB, with the protein MRGKAITMIGIAAVFGAISIFAADFWVKSQARPDAEEKTASIAAPAPPRIEFKTIVVANAPLRYGMELDRAKLTEIPWPQDSLPQGAFATIDGLLGEGGRVVLSPIEVNEPVLLTKLSGPNGRATLSNMMTPGMRAVTIRTDEIAGVGGFVTPGDRVDVVLTRDAGEIQEVAKNAQGAAGSTITSEIVVADAKVLSVGQGADERQTTPQVTNSVTIEVTTEGAQKVALARTVGTLSLSLRSASEGGDGKNGVTTISSFGGSVAAKAQAAAGSLFDAMTKEPEKPKFKTVIVTRGTKAEEYQVPARDQK; encoded by the coding sequence GTGAGGGGCAAGGCCATAACGATGATCGGCATCGCTGCCGTTTTCGGCGCGATCTCGATTTTTGCCGCGGATTTCTGGGTCAAGAGCCAGGCCAGGCCCGATGCCGAGGAGAAGACGGCGTCGATCGCCGCTCCGGCCCCGCCCAGGATCGAGTTCAAGACCATCGTGGTGGCGAACGCGCCGTTGCGCTACGGCATGGAACTCGACCGCGCCAAGTTGACCGAAATCCCGTGGCCGCAGGATTCCCTGCCGCAGGGCGCCTTTGCCACCATCGATGGCTTGCTCGGCGAGGGCGGCCGCGTCGTTCTCTCGCCGATCGAGGTCAACGAACCGGTGCTGCTGACCAAGCTGTCGGGGCCGAACGGCCGCGCGACGCTCTCCAACATGATGACGCCAGGAATGCGGGCGGTCACCATCCGCACCGACGAGATCGCCGGTGTCGGCGGCTTCGTCACGCCGGGAGACCGCGTCGATGTCGTGCTGACGCGCGATGCCGGCGAAATCCAGGAAGTCGCCAAGAACGCGCAAGGCGCCGCCGGTTCGACCATCACCTCCGAGATCGTCGTCGCCGATGCCAAGGTGCTGAGCGTCGGGCAGGGCGCCGACGAGCGCCAGACGACGCCGCAGGTGACCAATTCCGTGACCATCGAGGTGACGACCGAAGGCGCGCAGAAAGTGGCGCTTGCCCGCACCGTCGGCACGCTGTCGCTGTCGCTGCGCTCCGCCAGTGAAGGCGGCGACGGCAAGAACGGCGTCACCACCATCTCTTCCTTCGGCGGATCGGTGGCGGCCAAGGCTCAGGCCGCGGCCGGCTCGCTGTTCGATGCGATGACCAAGGAGCCGGAGAAGCCGAAATTCAAGACGGTTATCGTGACCCGCGGCACGAAGGCCGAGGAATATCAGGTTCCTGCGCGGGACCAGAAGTAA
- a CDS encoding FUSC family protein, which translates to MTGAQLRAYFETSLAGLTQPTRSDWIFALRTVSAGLIALLAAYALKLDHPQWAMMTVFIVAQPVAGMVLAKGFYRLLGTLAGGVAAIGITTVFGTNPWVLVTVLAVWIGICTFVSSLLRNPEAYGAALAGYTAMIIGLPAFGQPHLVVDLAVARCAEIVLGIVCAGLTSRLILPKLASDAIISRLKRCILDLATYAAGAFSEGDTATLSALHRKLVADTQTLGEMRAYARLEAPSFAPRAHPVRRTIGQLLSALSAARALHSHAAPKNAALVPVRSELQALVSELAAKPGALDDTAPWVEQLDAISTKARQTPDAATDQGDDRVGTITRLTIAADFAEALKQVLRGLDALRVPVTRTGRGSRQPTLVVHRDYPGASRNAVRAALATLLVAAFWLTTKWSEAAGTVILVAVVSSLFAARPDPVQVSWGFFKGTLLALPFAFLVGQIALPALPGFGWFVLFVVPILVPTALGMANPRYVGVATAFAINFLAFLSPHQAMTYDPGPFFAGSASVLVGILLAIGVFIVVLPADPWLAANRIVRAMREDLARLCLHERVPRRSAFESLAYDRINQLMPLVQNSGRKGDAVLGGGVAAVTVGLEILRLRGASQNHAIPSEAALSIANFLRGLARELLFRAPGDPQTATIAVARQYAAGIAQRNAPGDMLQIAASLRIIAAAMEDFPDFFTKNRS; encoded by the coding sequence GTGACCGGCGCACAGCTGAGAGCCTATTTCGAAACGAGCTTGGCCGGACTGACGCAACCGACGCGCTCCGACTGGATTTTCGCCCTGCGCACCGTTTCGGCCGGTCTGATCGCGCTGCTGGCTGCCTACGCGCTGAAGCTCGACCATCCGCAATGGGCAATGATGACCGTGTTTATCGTTGCTCAGCCGGTCGCGGGCATGGTGCTGGCCAAGGGTTTTTACCGGTTGCTTGGCACTCTTGCCGGCGGTGTCGCGGCGATCGGCATCACTACGGTCTTCGGCACCAACCCATGGGTACTGGTGACGGTGCTCGCCGTCTGGATCGGCATCTGCACCTTCGTCTCCTCGCTGCTGCGCAATCCAGAGGCTTATGGTGCGGCGCTTGCCGGCTACACCGCCATGATCATCGGCCTGCCCGCCTTTGGACAGCCGCATCTGGTCGTCGACCTCGCGGTCGCGCGCTGCGCCGAGATCGTGCTCGGTATCGTCTGCGCCGGCCTGACCAGCCGGCTGATCCTGCCGAAACTGGCCAGTGATGCCATCATCTCACGGCTGAAACGCTGCATTCTCGACCTTGCCACCTACGCCGCAGGAGCCTTCTCGGAAGGTGATACAGCGACACTCTCCGCACTGCATCGCAAACTCGTCGCCGACACCCAGACACTCGGCGAAATGCGCGCTTATGCCAGGCTGGAAGCGCCAAGCTTCGCACCGCGTGCCCACCCGGTGCGGCGCACCATCGGACAATTGCTCTCGGCTCTGTCGGCGGCACGCGCGCTGCATTCGCACGCTGCTCCGAAAAACGCCGCACTTGTCCCGGTGCGTTCGGAATTGCAGGCCCTTGTCAGCGAATTGGCAGCAAAGCCCGGCGCACTGGACGATACGGCACCCTGGGTGGAACAGCTCGACGCGATCTCGACCAAGGCCCGGCAGACACCCGATGCCGCGACCGACCAGGGTGACGACAGGGTCGGCACCATCACCCGCCTCACCATCGCAGCCGATTTCGCGGAGGCGCTTAAACAGGTGCTGCGCGGGCTCGATGCCTTGCGTGTACCGGTCACCCGTACGGGCCGCGGCAGCAGGCAGCCTACGCTGGTGGTGCACCGCGATTACCCCGGCGCATCGCGCAATGCCGTGCGCGCTGCCCTTGCCACGTTGCTGGTCGCGGCCTTCTGGTTGACGACGAAATGGTCGGAAGCGGCCGGCACGGTCATTCTCGTTGCCGTCGTCTCCAGCCTGTTTGCCGCGCGGCCGGACCCCGTGCAGGTGTCGTGGGGCTTCTTCAAGGGAACGCTGCTGGCTTTGCCCTTTGCCTTCCTCGTCGGCCAGATCGCATTGCCTGCCCTGCCCGGCTTCGGCTGGTTCGTCCTGTTTGTCGTGCCGATCCTGGTGCCAACGGCGCTAGGCATGGCCAATCCGCGCTATGTCGGCGTAGCCACGGCCTTCGCCATCAACTTCCTCGCCTTCCTCAGCCCGCATCAGGCGATGACATACGATCCTGGCCCGTTCTTCGCCGGCTCGGCATCGGTACTGGTCGGTATTCTGCTGGCAATCGGCGTCTTCATTGTCGTGCTGCCCGCCGATCCGTGGCTCGCGGCAAACCGGATCGTGCGGGCCATGCGCGAGGATCTGGCACGGCTTTGCCTGCACGAACGCGTGCCGAGGCGTTCGGCCTTCGAAAGTCTTGCCTATGACCGGATCAACCAGCTGATGCCGCTGGTGCAGAATTCCGGCAGGAAGGGCGACGCGGTTCTGGGCGGCGGCGTCGCCGCCGTCACGGTCGGGTTGGAGATTCTGCGGCTGCGCGGTGCTAGCCAAAACCACGCTATCCCATCCGAAGCCGCCCTTTCGATCGCCAACTTCCTGAGAGGGCTGGCGCGCGAATTGTTGTTCCGCGCCCCCGGGGATCCGCAGACAGCGACCATCGCCGTCGCCCGGCAGTATGCGGCGGGCATCGCCCAGCGAAACGCCCCCGGCGACATGCTGCAGATCGCGGCATCACTGCGCATCATTGCCGCGGCGATGGAGGATTTTCCGGACTTTTTCACTAAAAACAGGTCTTAG
- a CDS encoding MaoC family dehydratase, whose translation MAGLYLEEFVVGHVFQHTLRKTVTESDNMLFSVMTLNPQPLHIDFDFAAKSEWGKPLVNSLFTLGLMIGISVNDITVGTTVANLGMKETVFPHPVFHGDTIRVETTVISVRESKSKPDRGIVEFEHRAYNQNGDLVAKCTRQAMMLKKAA comes from the coding sequence ATGGCCGGCCTATATCTCGAGGAATTTGTCGTCGGCCATGTCTTCCAGCACACGCTGCGCAAGACCGTCACCGAGAGCGACAACATGCTGTTTTCGGTGATGACGCTGAACCCCCAACCGTTGCATATCGACTTCGATTTCGCCGCCAAGAGCGAATGGGGCAAGCCGCTGGTCAACTCGCTGTTCACGCTCGGCCTGATGATCGGCATTTCGGTCAACGACATCACTGTCGGCACGACGGTCGCCAATCTCGGCATGAAGGAGACCGTATTTCCGCATCCGGTCTTCCACGGCGACACCATCCGCGTCGAGACCACAGTCATCTCGGTGCGGGAATCGAAATCGAAGCCGGATCGCGGCATCGTCGAATTCGAGCACCGCGCCTACAACCAGAATGGCGATCTCGTCGCCAAATGCACCAGACAAGCGATGATGCTGAAAAAGGCCGCCTGA
- a CDS encoding CASTOR/POLLUX-related putative ion channel: MHSSRQSGLSGVYSELLDFDGCEIYTTEQPDLTGKTFGEAVMAYEHCALIGLCDKKGRVNLNPPSDLVIGKDMRAIIIAEDDAAIKLGSTGIKIDMTVIRGPRSVEAKPERTLILGWNRRGPIITYELSRYVAPGSILTIAADTPGLEQEVAGLPVAGDNLSVSCRITDTSSSTALASLDVPSYDHVLVLGYSETMAAQPADTRTLVTLLHLRKIADDAGLHISIVSEMIDVRNRELAAVTKADDFVVSNRLVSLMLAQASENQYLAAIFDDLLDEKGSEIYMRPVADYVAIDQPLTFWTIAESARLRGEIAIGYRRIRAGDTDQRALGGVTVNPLKSEALAYLPEDRIIVLARD, encoded by the coding sequence GTGCATTCGAGCCGGCAATCGGGCCTTAGCGGCGTCTATTCGGAACTCCTCGATTTCGACGGTTGCGAAATCTACACGACCGAGCAGCCTGATCTTACCGGCAAGACCTTCGGCGAGGCGGTGATGGCGTATGAACACTGCGCGCTGATCGGGCTTTGCGACAAAAAGGGGCGCGTCAATCTCAACCCGCCGTCGGACCTTGTGATCGGCAAGGACATGCGCGCCATCATCATCGCCGAGGACGATGCCGCGATCAAGTTGGGAAGCACCGGGATCAAGATCGATATGACCGTGATCCGCGGGCCCCGATCCGTCGAGGCGAAGCCGGAGCGCACGCTGATCCTCGGCTGGAACCGGCGCGGTCCGATCATCACCTATGAACTGTCGCGCTATGTCGCGCCTGGTTCGATCCTGACCATCGCCGCCGATACGCCAGGCCTAGAGCAGGAAGTTGCCGGACTGCCGGTTGCCGGTGACAATCTGTCGGTTTCCTGCCGCATCACCGACACCTCGAGCAGCACGGCATTGGCAAGCCTGGACGTGCCTTCCTATGATCACGTGCTGGTCCTGGGCTACAGCGAAACCATGGCAGCGCAGCCGGCCGATACGCGCACGCTGGTGACGCTGCTGCATCTGCGCAAGATCGCCGATGATGCCGGCCTGCACATCTCGATCGTCAGCGAGATGATCGACGTGCGCAACCGCGAACTGGCGGCGGTGACCAAGGCCGATGATTTCGTCGTCAGCAACCGGCTGGTCAGCCTGATGCTGGCGCAGGCGTCGGAGAACCAGTATCTCGCCGCGATCTTCGATGATTTGCTCGACGAGAAGGGCTCCGAAATCTACATGCGTCCGGTCGCCGACTATGTCGCCATCGACCAGCCTTTGACCTTCTGGACGATCGCGGAATCGGCGCGGCTGCGCGGCGAGATCGCCATCGGTTACCGGCGCATTCGTGCCGGAGACACTGATCAGCGGGCTCTGGGCGGCGTCACCGTCAATCCGCTGAAATCGGAAGCGCTGGCCTATCTGCCGGAGGACCGCATCATCGTGCTGGCGCGGGACTGA
- a CDS encoding nucleotidyltransferase family protein produces the protein MRHPAPTRLTVPAEIRPLIDEIRVRLNPDSIWLFGSRARGDNRPDSDWDILVALPDDARPELLDPLIGWAIQHELGIPATILSTTSSALAASWDSRNTIAYDVARDGRRLDV, from the coding sequence ATGCGCCATCCAGCCCCAACCCGCCTCACGGTGCCGGCCGAGATTCGGCCGCTGATTGATGAAATCAGGGTTCGTCTGAACCCGGATTCCATCTGGTTGTTCGGCAGCCGAGCCCGGGGCGACAATCGACCTGACAGTGACTGGGATATTCTCGTTGCTTTGCCGGATGATGCCAGGCCGGAACTGCTTGACCCACTCATCGGTTGGGCGATTCAGCACGAACTCGGCATTCCAGCGACAATCCTGTCCACGACATCGAGCGCTTTGGCTGCGAGTTGGGATTCGCGAAACACGATCGCTTATGACGTCGCTCGGGACGGGCGTCGATTGGATGTCTGA
- a CDS encoding methyltransferase family protein produces MIAKLVLQTFIWFGVMGALLFLSAGTFSWPGAWIYLVGMVGLSLTLGVALARRDPGLMNERLSPPIQKNQTAADKVLLSILLIAIFGWQVFMGLDFRFGWSAVPVWAQVVGALVLLVGIWICYLTMLENSFAAPVVKIQDERGQRVITTGPYSYVRHPMYAGAILFFAGTALLLGSWWGLVSVLVFVVLLAIRTFIEEKTLRTGLRGYDDYATEVRYRLIPLIW; encoded by the coding sequence ATGATCGCGAAATTGGTTCTTCAGACATTCATCTGGTTCGGCGTCATGGGCGCCTTGCTCTTCCTGTCGGCCGGCACGTTTTCTTGGCCAGGGGCCTGGATCTATCTGGTGGGGATGGTGGGGCTCAGTCTCACCCTCGGCGTGGCGCTGGCGCGGCGCGACCCCGGCCTGATGAATGAGCGGCTGAGCCCTCCGATCCAGAAGAATCAGACCGCAGCCGACAAGGTCCTGCTGTCCATACTTCTCATCGCCATCTTCGGCTGGCAGGTCTTCATGGGGCTAGACTTCCGTTTCGGCTGGTCGGCTGTTCCTGTCTGGGCGCAGGTGGTCGGCGCGCTGGTTCTGCTGGTCGGAATCTGGATCTGCTATCTGACCATGCTAGAGAACAGTTTCGCGGCACCCGTGGTGAAGATCCAGGATGAGCGCGGACAGCGCGTGATCACCACTGGCCCCTACAGCTACGTCCGCCACCCGATGTATGCCGGCGCCATCCTCTTCTTCGCCGGCACGGCACTTCTGCTCGGCTCCTGGTGGGGACTGGTATCGGTGCTCGTGTTCGTCGTTCTCCTGGCCATCCGCACCTTCATCGAAGAGAAAACGCTTCGCACCGGCCTGCGCGGCTATGACGACTATGCGACCGAGGTTCGCTACCGACTGATTCCGCTGATCTGGTAG
- a CDS encoding HpcH/HpaI aldolase/citrate lyase family protein: MRSLLFVPGDSERKLEKGFGAGADVVIVDLEDSVAPQNKAAARAIAARFVIEHRTQTSSAIYVRVNDLSTGLTDDDLAALVPAKPDGIMLPKSNSGQDVQQLSAKLRVREAENGLADGSIKILPIITETPAGVLAAATYAGASKRLAGLTWGAEDLSAAIGARAARDEHGRYTDVFRHARLMTILAAGAAEVAAIDTVFPNFRDMAGFAAECTEAERDGFTGKMAIHPDQVPVINAAFTPSAEAVKHSQAIVDAFAAAGNPGVVGIDGKMFDRPHLRLAERLLARAKAAGVSV; the protein is encoded by the coding sequence ATGCGTTCGCTGCTCTTCGTTCCCGGCGATTCCGAGCGCAAGCTGGAGAAGGGATTTGGCGCCGGCGCCGACGTGGTGATCGTCGATCTCGAGGATTCCGTAGCGCCGCAGAACAAGGCGGCCGCGCGGGCGATTGCGGCTCGCTTTGTTATTGAGCACAGGACGCAAACCAGCTCGGCGATCTATGTCAGGGTCAACGATCTGTCGACCGGGCTGACGGACGACGATCTTGCCGCGCTCGTTCCGGCGAAGCCGGATGGCATCATGCTGCCCAAGTCCAACAGCGGCCAGGATGTCCAGCAGCTCTCGGCAAAGCTCAGGGTGCGCGAGGCCGAAAACGGCTTGGCCGACGGCTCGATCAAAATCCTGCCGATCATCACCGAAACCCCGGCGGGTGTGCTCGCCGCCGCCACCTATGCCGGCGCAAGCAAGCGGCTTGCGGGCCTCACGTGGGGCGCGGAAGACCTGTCGGCGGCGATCGGCGCGCGCGCGGCCCGCGACGAGCACGGCCGCTACACCGACGTGTTCCGCCACGCTCGCCTGATGACCATCCTTGCGGCCGGTGCCGCGGAGGTCGCAGCGATAGACACCGTGTTCCCGAACTTTCGCGACATGGCCGGTTTCGCCGCGGAATGCACGGAGGCCGAGCGCGACGGCTTCACTGGTAAGATGGCGATCCACCCCGATCAGGTGCCCGTCATCAACGCCGCCTTCACACCCTCGGCCGAGGCGGTGAAGCACTCCCAGGCAATCGTCGACGCATTCGCGGCGGCGGGCAATCCCGGCGTCGTCGGCATCGACGGCAAGATGTTCGACCGCCCGCATCTGCGGCTGGCCGAACGGCTGCTCGCACGCGCCAAGGCGGCAGGCGTTTCCGTCTAG
- the parE gene encoding DNA topoisomerase IV subunit B: MDDNNDLFGNMDKQPQPVRTPARPADPLVQAAAKRPAATKDGSEGYSAADIEVLEGLEPVRRRPGMYIGGTDDKAMHHLFAEVIDNSMDEAVAGHATFIDVELSADGFLTVTDNGRGIPVDPHPKYKKPALEVIMTTLHSGGKFDSKVYETSGGLHGVGVSVVNALSDHLEVEVARGRQLYRQRFSRGIPVSGLEHLGEVHNRRGTKTRFHPDEQIFGKGCAFEPARLYRMTRSKAYLFGGVEIRWTCDPSLFKEKDPTPAKAEFHFPGGLKDYLKASLGDDFQVTREIFAGKSEKQGGHGSLEWAVTWFGGDGFINSYCNTIPTGEGGTHEAGFRNVLTRGLRAYADLVGNKRASVVTSEDVMISAAGMLSVFIREPEFVGQTKDRLATIEAIRIVETAIRDPFDHWLADNPQEASKLLDWVIARADERVRRRQEKEVSRKSAVRKLRLPGKLADCTQNAAAGAELFIVEGDSAGGSAKQARDRASQAVLPLRGKILNVASAGNDKLAANQQISDLIQALGCGTRSKYRDEDLRYDRVIIMTDADVDGAHIASLLITFFYQEMPALVRGGHLYLAVPPLYSIRQGGKVAYARDDAHKDELLRTEFTGRGKVELGRFKGLGEMMAAQLKETTMDPRKRTLLRIDVIDAEAATKDAVDALMGTKPEARFRFIQERAEFAETEVLDI; encoded by the coding sequence ATGGACGACAACAACGATCTCTTCGGCAATATGGACAAGCAGCCACAGCCTGTTCGCACACCCGCGCGCCCGGCGGATCCGCTGGTGCAGGCAGCAGCCAAGCGCCCGGCCGCGACCAAGGATGGCAGCGAGGGCTACAGTGCCGCCGACATCGAGGTGCTCGAAGGCCTGGAGCCGGTGCGCCGCCGGCCGGGCATGTATATTGGCGGCACCGACGACAAGGCGATGCACCATCTGTTCGCCGAGGTCATCGACAATTCGATGGACGAGGCTGTCGCCGGCCACGCCACCTTCATCGATGTCGAGCTTTCGGCCGACGGGTTTCTGACCGTTACCGACAATGGTCGCGGCATCCCTGTCGATCCGCATCCGAAATACAAGAAGCCGGCGCTGGAAGTCATCATGACGACGCTGCATTCGGGCGGCAAATTCGACTCCAAGGTTTATGAGACCTCGGGCGGCCTGCACGGCGTCGGCGTCTCCGTCGTCAATGCGCTGTCGGACCATCTCGAGGTCGAAGTGGCGCGAGGCCGCCAGCTTTACCGCCAAAGATTCTCGCGCGGCATTCCGGTAAGCGGCCTGGAGCACCTCGGCGAGGTGCACAACCGCCGCGGCACCAAGACCCGCTTCCATCCCGACGAGCAGATTTTTGGCAAGGGCTGCGCCTTCGAGCCGGCGCGCCTCTACCGCATGACGCGTTCGAAGGCCTATCTGTTCGGCGGCGTCGAAATCCGCTGGACCTGCGATCCCTCGCTGTTCAAGGAAAAGGATCCGACGCCGGCCAAGGCGGAATTCCATTTTCCCGGCGGCCTCAAGGACTATCTCAAGGCATCGCTCGGCGACGACTTCCAGGTGACGCGGGAAATCTTCGCCGGCAAGAGCGAGAAGCAGGGCGGCCACGGCTCGCTCGAATGGGCGGTGACCTGGTTCGGCGGCGACGGCTTCATCAATTCCTACTGCAACACCATCCCGACGGGTGAAGGCGGCACCCACGAGGCCGGCTTCCGCAACGTGCTGACCCGGGGCTTGCGCGCCTATGCCGATCTGGTTGGCAACAAGCGCGCCTCGGTCGTTACCTCGGAAGACGTCATGATCTCGGCGGCGGGCATGCTGTCGGTGTTCATCCGCGAGCCGGAATTTGTCGGCCAGACCAAGGACAGGCTGGCAACGATCGAGGCTATCCGAATTGTCGAGACCGCGATCCGCGATCCGTTCGACCATTGGCTGGCCGACAATCCGCAGGAGGCTTCGAAGCTGCTCGACTGGGTGATCGCGCGCGCCGACGAGCGGGTGCGCCGGCGCCAGGAAAAGGAAGTGTCGCGCAAGAGTGCGGTGCGCAAGCTGCGGCTGCCGGGCAAGCTCGCCGACTGCACGCAAAATGCCGCTGCCGGTGCTGAACTGTTCATCGTCGAAGGTGACTCGGCCGGCGGCTCGGCCAAGCAGGCGCGCGACCGCGCCAGCCAGGCCGTGTTGCCGCTGCGCGGAAAAATCCTCAACGTCGCCAGCGCCGGCAATGACAAGCTGGCCGCCAACCAGCAGATATCGGACCTGATCCAGGCGCTTGGCTGCGGCACGCGGTCTAAATACCGCGACGAGGATCTGCGCTACGACCGCGTGATCATCATGACTGACGCCGACGTCGACGGTGCCCACATCGCTTCGCTGCTGATCACCTTCTTCTACCAGGAAATGCCGGCGCTGGTGCGCGGCGGCCATCTCTATCTGGCGGTGCCGCCGCTTTACTCGATCAGGCAAGGCGGCAAGGTCGCCTACGCCCGCGACGACGCGCACAAGGACGAGCTCCTGCGCACCGAATTCACCGGGCGCGGCAAGGTCGAGCTTGGCCGTTTCAAGGGTCTGGGCGAGATGATGGCAGCGCAGCTCAAGGAGACGACCATGGATCCGAGGAAGCGCACGCTGCTTCGCATCGATGTGATCGATGCCGAGGCCGCGACCAAGGATGCGGTCGATGCGCTGATGGGCACCAAGCCGGAAGCCCGCTTCCGCTTCATCCAGGAACGCGCCGAATTCGCCGAAACGGAAGTGCTGGATATCTAG
- a CDS encoding HEPN domain-containing protein, translated as MSDQWTIASALRLANGCIRDAYTLAASGSRNAAYLSQQAIEQIIRALATSEAIHIERNDAHQLDKIVRRFPDDNVEKTALKSLVWLEAYATTFRYTLPSGQIPRAPEKAKLQKAIEDISNLVLRVAGHFKVDLGNESKPAQTVTPMRRSNPQ; from the coding sequence ATGTCTGATCAGTGGACCATCGCGAGCGCGCTTCGGTTGGCTAACGGGTGTATCCGGGATGCATATACTCTGGCTGCGTCAGGATCCCGCAACGCAGCCTATCTCAGCCAGCAGGCGATTGAGCAGATCATCCGGGCACTGGCGACTTCGGAGGCTATTCACATCGAACGTAATGATGCTCACCAGCTCGACAAGATTGTGAGGCGATTTCCAGACGATAACGTTGAGAAAACGGCGTTGAAGTCACTCGTTTGGCTGGAGGCCTATGCGACCACTTTCAGATATACTTTGCCTTCAGGTCAGATACCTCGTGCACCCGAAAAGGCAAAACTTCAGAAAGCTATAGAGGACATTTCGAACCTTGTCCTGCGGGTTGCAGGGCACTTTAAAGTCGACCTTGGCAATGAATCAAAGCCAGCCCAGACCGTGACGCCTATGCGCAGGTCGAATCCGCAATGA